The genomic segment GTGCAAAAAGCACTAGGGCGCTGAGTATATCAAATGTCATAAACGCTAAACTCCTCTAAACCAAAATTTACCTAAAGAATAATACGTGCAATTATAAAGAGCTATAAGTGAAATTGCTGCGCTATAATCAGCGCAAAACAAACCAAACACACAACAAATGAATAGAAAAGACACAGTTAACGAAAGAATATTGCATGTGCTAACTTTACACGGGCGGATCCCGAATACTGAACTCGCGGAAAAAATCGGCTTATCAGCCTCGGCGTGTTTACGCAGGGTACAAGAGCTGGAGAATAACGGAGTTATTAAAGGTTACCGCGCGATACTTGACAGTGAGTTACTGGGCAACGGTTTTATTGCCTACGTTACTGTTGGCCTAGGCCAGCATACCAAAGCTTCGCAGGCCGCTTTCGAGCAAGCGATTGCTGATGCAACAGAAGTTAAAGAGTGCCATAACGTGACTGGGTCATTTGAATATATTTTACGAGTTGAAACGCGTAATTTAAAAACCTACAAAACCTTTCACACCGACACGCTCGGTACACTTGAGCAAGTCAGTACTATCACCACACATGTGGTGATGGACTCGCCAAAAGATCAACGAGTCTAGCGACATAAAAGCAGGTTATTGCCCAAAACGATGACCTGCCAAACAACGCCATAAACATTAAAGTCGCCTCAAAATAACACACAGTGTTGGAAGGATTACCATCGATGTTCTAGGGTATTATTGTACACACTTGAAAGACAAGCATGTACTCATCGGCGCTTGCGAAGTTTCGATATACCCGCCTCAATTTACGAAGAGACAGTACCTTTCACAATCTAAATTGCGCTCTGCCCAGCGTGATCTTACTTGTTCTCTATTTGGGTTGTCTCCCTCAGAAGGATTTGAACATGAAAACATGTGAACACGTTACCCCGAGCATTTGCTCTCTCCCCCTAGTAGAACCGCGTAAACTTGCAGCTAATATTGACAGAAACCGTGAATCATTGGTTCGTTACATCGAGAAAAAATGGGTCAATCACACCTCGCTACATTTCTACTTTATGCAAGATCAGCCACAGTTAAAAGGAGCAG from the Paraglaciecola mesophila genome contains:
- a CDS encoding Lrp/AsnC family transcriptional regulator; protein product: MNRKDTVNERILHVLTLHGRIPNTELAEKIGLSASACLRRVQELENNGVIKGYRAILDSELLGNGFIAYVTVGLGQHTKASQAAFEQAIADATEVKECHNVTGSFEYILRVETRNLKTYKTFHTDTLGTLEQVSTITTHVVMDSPKDQRV